AATCCTCCAGAATATCATTCAGATGAAAGGTAACCGTATACTCGGATTCGTACAGGTAAAGGTATCGAAAGGCCTGGCCTGGTATATACGTGATTGTATCATCGGAACGGTATTGTTCGGCATACGGACAGTACAGCAGATCACCCTTTGTCATGTTCACTTCAGCGGGAGCATAGTAAAAGGCATATCCATATGTCTCATAACCGCTGTCCGACTGCCAGGACGTATCCGGATTTACAACCTGAGCCATAATCAGGCTTTCAGAACGCCTTGTAATGTTTCGCATGTTAAGAAATCCTCCCCAAACCTGCGTTTCAAAAGTATCCTTTCCTGCCTTCCCTTCCCTTTTTAAAAGGGAACTCTCCATCCCCATCTCTTCCAGGTTTTCTACCTTCTTATCTTTCACCTCGATTGTTTCACCTGCCGCAATATCACCGATTCTTATTCCGGTCGCCGGCATAATCACCACAGCATTCTTAAAATCAAAATCTGTAAGATTCGTTACTCTCCCCTCTGCCTTTCCGTCAAATACGTGAATCGAAGCACTTAAGCCCTGATTTTCATCAAGAATATGCTCTTTGTTTAAGAAATAACGGGTCATAGAAAACGGCGGGAGATCCGAAACTGTTATCTTTTTCTTATCCCCCTTGTAAGAAAGCGCCACCTTTCCAAAAGTGGATGTATCCACAAAATTCTCCGGGTTCTCACTGCTTTCGGAGGACCAGGGAATAATTGTATAAGAGGAATCTATATAAAGATTACTGCTGCTGCTATAAGGTGCCTGTAGTCCCAGGTCGATGGACTCACTCCAGCTATCCTCCTGCTGCTCCATCACATTTAGATAGGTTAGAAAAGGAGCTCGGATTCTGGTGCCGGAACCACAGATTCCGATTAAAGCCACAGCCCCCAGAGATAAGCAGGTCATACCTCCCCAGAGATAATATCTCTTATGAAATCTTTTGAGCAGAAGATATAATCCTGGACCTGCAATCAAAGCATATATAAGCAGCAGAACTGCATAAAATACAAGATTGGGCTGTTCTTTTATAGGCATATCTTGCAAGACGGAATAATCATGTCCTGCTGCATCTCCGGCACTTCTATAGATGATTTGATTCACATCAGATTTCGACAGAGCTGCCGTGAGAAGCTCCGTTACATTTTTTTTATCGGCTCCGGTAATCAGAATTCCTCCCTGCTGTTCCCAGGTCTTAAGTGCCGTCTGCTGGCTCACTGACAGATCGCCGGGCTGATAATCGGCAAAGATAAGTACATCCGGTATCCCGACAGCCAGATTCTCTATTGTCAGATCTTCGGGAGTAAGAAGTACATTTCTTACAAAAGAGCCATCCAGAATCTGATCATATGCCCATGGAAATTGACCAAGCAGCCCACTGTATTGTGTATCCTCAGACATAACCCCAATCAGATATTCCACGGACAGTATATTGGATTGATTAATTTTCAATGTTTCTTCGTAAACAACTTCTCCTGCTAAATTTTTTAGAATAATCTGATATTTTTCTGTATTATACTGAAAAAAAGAAACAATTGGTCTCTTCCATGTTTCCCCTGCTTTTAGCGAAACAGGAACCTCCATGTTAACGATCTGATTATGGGTACCCCCAAAAGTAGCCGGGAGCAGGCTGTTTATTACATAGGTCATAGCAGTATTCGAATAATCCTGTGTTGCAGATTGCAGTGTTATAGTTCCTTCAAAATCGGCTCCCTGATTTGTCAGTTTCAGGTAAATCGGGAATCTGTTTCCTGCTCGAACCAGACCTTTTAAACCATAGCTGATCTCAACCTTGACCCCATCCTGTGTTCTGCTATTGTCAATGGGCGATGCCTGGACTATTATGACTGAAGCTGCATAGAAAATCAGGGCGAAAAAAAATATCCTGATGCTTTTATTCCTTAATTGAAAGCTTCTCATCTCAAGTTCCTTCCCTTTTTCCGCTTTGATAAAGAGGCAGATCCACCTCAAAAACAGTTCCCTGAAGATCGCTTTTCACCCTTATTGTTCCGTTATGGAGCTGTGCGATCTGCCAGACGATAGCAAGACCTAATCCTGTTCCTCCTGTATTCCTGGAACGGGACTGTTCCGTACGATAGAACTTAAGGAAAATAGAATCCAGTTCTTCTTTCGGTATCACATGACCATAATTTACCACCTTTGTCACCACCCAGTCGGTGCCCTGCTCCATCTTTATCAGAATCTGCTTTCCCTCTTTCCCATACTTGATCGCATTATTCAAAAGATTGCCGAAAAGCCGGGCCATAAGCTCGCCGTCTGCTTCAATCCATACGGGGTTCCCCGGATGGTGGAATTCTACCTCAATCTCGTATTTTACGAAGCTTGGCGTCATTTCATCCAGCATCTGTTCCATCAGCTGAATCAAATCCAGCCGGGCAATCTGAAGCTTAAGCTCGTTATGCTCGAGTTTTACAAATCCAAACAACTCATTGGTCAGCTGCTCCAGACGTTTGGCCTTATCATAGACGATTTCAATATACTTATCCCTTGTTGTATCGTCCATATCCTTCTTTTCCCTCACCCAGCCAAGGTAACCCAGAATTGATGTGAGCGGTGTCCTGATGTCATGGGCCACGCTGGACACCAGATCATTTTTTGTATGCTCCGCCAGCCGTTCCCGCTCCATAATATCCTTGATATTCTTCTGCATCTGATTCAGATTCTGTGCCATGGAGGCAAATTCGTCATTACCCCTCACCTCAATTTGATGGTCAAAGTCTCCTTCGGAAATATCCTTTACCTTCCGGATAATCAGATTCAAGTAAGATATGGTATCTCTCATCCAGACATAAAAGCAAAGGATGAAGGTGATGATTCCGAACATGATTATGATCATCATACGGTACTCCGGCCGCATCCCATCCGGACCGAACACTGCACTTCGATAGCCGGTTTTTCGGAAATAATTTTCTATCCCACGAAGTGAGAAGATAATAATTCCTTCTGCAAGCAGTGTCACCAGACCCGATATTATGAGGTAGGTTATTATCCTCTGACTGTAATTTTTAACAAAATTAAGCTTCAATTTTATATCCAACTCCCCATACTGTTGTTATAATTTTATCTTCCCTTGTGTCATCATGCATCTTTCCCCTCAGGCGCCTGATATGAACCATTACTGTGTTATTCGCCTCATAGAACTTTTCATGCCAGACACTTTCAAAAATTTCATTAGTGGAAAATACCCTGCCCGGATTGGAAGCCAGTAAATACAATATCTCGAATTCTATAGGTGTAAGTTTAATATTTTCATCATAACAGTATACCTGATGTGTGGATTTATTAATTACCAGATTTTTAAGGGTAATAATATCCCCGGCTTTCTTTTTTTTAGATGGATTCAACTCCCTGTAGCGGCGCAGCTGGGACTTTACCCTCGCCATAAGTTCCAGGGGATTAAAGGGCTTGGATACATAATCATCCGCACCTGTTGATAGCCCCACAATTTTATCTATATCCTGGGTTTTCGCACTCACTATGATGATCGGTATATTATTTGATTCACGAATCTTCCGGCACATCTCAATTCCATTCATATTAGGCATCATCACATCCAGCAGAACCAGGTCTACCTTCTGACTTTCCAGAATTCTTAATCCCTCCATGGCACTATATGCCTTCAAAACATGAAATCCATCACTGATCAGATAAATTTCCAGAAGATCCGCAATCTCTTTTTCATCATCTACAACCAATATGTTTGTTTCTTCCATTCTTCAAATTACATCCTTTCCGTGACCTTTTGACCCTGGTATCATTTTATTTTAACATGCATATTTTGAAAAGTCTTTAACAAAATCTTACATCTATATTTATGTTTCGTTCTGCTCAAACTATAAGTACAAATGAATTATGAAAAGGGTATGATATAGATGAGAACACAGAAAAGGTGGCTTGTTAAAAATGTTTTTCTTTTTCTAATAGGATATTGTATTTATCTCGCAATTGAAGTTACTTACAGGGGATTTAGTTTCCGGCTTATGGGAATTGTGGGCGGTTTAGCGATGATTGCCTTATCGGAAATTTCTTCTGAGTTTATGCGGGGATATCAGCTTCCGCTTCAGATGCTTGCAGGAGCTGCCATTATTACTTCTTTTGAACTGATTTCCGGTACTTTTGCATTATTTGTCCTGGATATCCGGATGTGGGATTACAGCGGTCTGTGGCTCAGTTCTCTTAGTGGACTGGTATGCCCTCTCTTCTCTTTATTCTGGTTTTTCCTTTCAGGTGTGGGAATCGTGTTTGCCGATGCATGGGAGTATTACGTGATGTGGGGTGACCGTCGGCCCAGATACCGTATCTTCCGATGGAAGATTGAACTGCCGGAAAGGCACAGGCAAAGTGAAAATGCACACTAGTATAGGAACTGCCAACCGGCAGTTCCTTTTGCAAAGAGTTATTCCTGTTTTCCCAAAAGATAATCGATGAACTGCTGCGCCGTTCGCCCGGACAGTCCGCCGTGCTGCAGCTCCCATTTGTTTGCTTCCAGCAAAAGTGCTTCCTCATCCAGTTTAATCCCGTAACGTTCTGCCAGGGACTTTACAATCTCCTGGAATTCCCTTTTGTCCGGAGATTCAAAGTATATTGTAACACCAAACCGATATGCCAGGGAAAGCTTTTCCTGCACCGTATCAGAGGTATGCATATCTTGTCGTATCCCACCCTTATCCTCCGAGGTTTCCTTAATCAGATGCCTTCTGTTAGAGGTAGCATAAATCAGGATATTTTCCGGTTTTTTTTCAAGACCGCCTTCAATTACTGCCTTTAAATATTTATATTCTGTTTCAAACTCCTCAAAAGAAAGGTCATCCATGTATATAATAAATTTGTAATTTCTGTTTTTAATCTGTGTAATCAGCCAGTTAAGATCTTTAAACTGATGTTTATAAACCTCTATAATCCTGAGTCCCTGGTCATAATATTGATTTAAGATTCCTTTAATGCTTGAGGATTTTCCTGTTCCGGCATCGCCAAACAGCAGACAGTTATTCGCCTTTTTCCCTTTTACAAATGCCTCTGTGTTATCAATCAGTTTTTTCTTAGCAATCTCATATCCTACCAGATCATCCAGATGCACATGGGCAATATTCGTTATCGGCACAATCCTGGCCTTGGCGCCTTCGTAATCAATCCGGAATGCTTTGTGGAGACCCAGTTTTCCGACTCCAAAATCTTTATAAAATTGAATCATCAGTTCCATAAACTCGTCCGCATCCCGGGCAGCTGAAAGCTTCTCACTCAACTCCATGATACGGCTGCGGATTCTATGATTAAACAATTTTTTAGATAAATATGAATTCTGGTAATCACAGATGATTTTACAGTCCCCCGAATCAAATGCCTCATCAAATACCTCGATATCAAAATCAAACAATTCCTTAAAACGTACAAAGTCATGCTTTGCCATCTGGTTGATGCTTCCTTCAACTTTTCCAACAATTTCGCAGGAAGTAGAGAAAGCATTTTCCTTATTTACCAGCAAAAAAGTCAGATAATCATGCCAGAGATTTCCCGAAAAACCATAAGCATTCGCCATCTCAACAAGCTGATTCAGACAAGCATAGAATTTTTTCCTGTCATCTGCATCCAGTTTGCCTGACTTATAGCTGTCCATCAACTCTGTGATATCCTGTAACAGCTGCTGTTGTTCAAAATCCCGATATAGGATACATTCCTCAATTCTTGTCATATAGGCCTTCTTTCTTTTACATATCTCAGTAATTTCCCAGAATCCGCAGATAACTGGCTTCCGCATCAATGCCCCGCAATGCATTTTTGACCGCAGCATCGCTCAAATTGCCTTCAAAGTCGATGAAAAAGCGGTATTCCCAGTTTCGTCCCTCGATGGGGCGTGATTCTATTTTGGTCATGTTCAAATTGTTGTAAATAACATGTGATAACATATTATACAGGGAACCACTCTCATGGGGCAGTTCAAAATAGATACTGATTTTTCCGGCCTTTTTAACAAACCTCTTCTGATTCGATATAACGATAAAGCGAGTAGAATTCGTGTCCGTGGACAACCCCTGATTGTCCAGAACCTTCAGGCCAAAATATTGGGCCGCTGTCCGGCTCGCGATGGCTGCCTGGCTTCTGTCACCATCTTCAGCCACTTTCTTTGCGGCAATTGCGGTATTTAATACTTTTTTCTGCTCCCAGTCCGGGTATTGCTCCAGATACCGCTTACACTGAGCCAATCCCTGCGGATGGGAATATACCGTATGAATATCTGATATTTCTGCACTGGGTACTCCCAACAGCTGATGCTCGATTCTGATAATCTGCTCACCCACTATATAATTGGGATATTCGGCCATCAGATCATAGATATCAAAAACTACGCCCGCCGTGGAATTTTCTATAGGCAGGACAGCATAGTCCGCCTGCCCCTCAGCAACCAATTCCATGGCCTCCTTCCAAGTCTCCACATGGGAACTTTGTATATCCCGGCCAAAAAATACCTGCATGGCCTCAAAGGTATAAGCTCCCTCGATTCCCTGAAATATTACTCTGGCCCCTTCAATAGGAAGTTTATCCACCTGAACATAATCCACAGGCTGTTCCACATGATTTTCTGTCAACAGCTGGTATTGCCGCTTCCTGCTGATGGACATCATCTGCCGGAAAATCTCCTGTATTCCCCTGGCATTAAACGGATTGCCCGCGGAATCTTCCAGTTTCTGAAGCTTAAAGATTTCTCTTTCCTGGTCAAATATTTGTTTGCCTGTCTCTATTTTAAACTGCGCCACCTCTTCGGTCAGTTTCATCCGCCGTTCGAACAATTCCAAAATCTGATTATCAATAATATCTATTTCGTTTCTTATTTTTCCTAAGTCCGGCATAAAAATTCCTCCTGATTCCTTTCACCCTGAACAATGGCCGTCAATTCTCCTATAAATGACAGGGAGCCAAAACAGACAATCGCCCCATCCTTTCCTGCTGCAAGCCTTGCGGCATCCACCGCTTCACCTATTGTGGCACAGGGCAAAACCCTTGTGTTATATTTACTTATGGTCCCGGCCAGTTTTTCCGGTGAAAGTGCCCTTGCATTACCCGGTGTTGCAATTGTAAAGATCTGTTCCGCGAGAGGGGCCGTGATTCGGGCCACCGCATCATAATCTTTATCAGAAAACATGCCATTAATAAAAACCAGTCTTCTGCCGGCCAGATATTCCCCAATAGACATCCGCAGTTTTTCGGCCGCATCCGGATTATGTGCTCCATCCACAAAGATGTCAGGATTTTCAGAAATCCTGGTAAACCTCCCATCCCATCTGGTTGCAGCCATTCCATCTACAATCTGCGAATTTGTCAGCTTCAGTCCATGGCGGATCATCATCTGCAGTGCTTCATAAGCAGTAACTGCATTCTCAATCTGAGGCTCTCCAGCCAGTAAAATACTGATCTCCTGTCCATCATATCGGAAACTCTGCCCTTCCAGCGTACGCTTTGTTAACCTTGCTTCAGAAAGATTCGCCTCTTTCAGCTCATACCCATTCCGATCACAGTAGTTGTGAAGAGCGGCTCCTGCTTCAGGCTTTTGCGGAGCTGACACAACAGGTACCCCCGGCCCGATGATCCCCGCTTTCTGTAAAGTTATCTTCTCCAGAGTATCTCCCAGATATTCCATATGATCCATACTGATTGAAGTCAGCACAGCCAGCTTCTTGTTCTCAATCGGAATCACATTCGTAGCATCATGCAAACCGCCAAGTCCACATTCCAGCACCACATAATCGCATCCTTGTTCCTTAAAATATAAGAAACCCAATACTGTTTCCAGCTCAAAAGGTGACGGTTTCCGTAAACCGGATCTCTCCATATGATCTGTGCACACCTTTAAACCCTCAGCAAGCCTGGTAAAATCTTCCCTGTTGATTGGCACTCCATTCACCTGTATCCGCTCCTGGTAGCTGTAAATAGTCGGAGATATATATCTGCCCACCCGGTATCCGGCCAGCGCCAGGACTGTGGAGATATGGGCAAGAACCGATCCCTTGCCGTTCGTTCCAGCAATATGTATAAATAACAATTTTTTTTCCGGATGCCCAACCTCATCTAACAACTTTCTGATTGCATCCAATCCTAATTCCCCTCCATATCGGGATCTTTCTTCAATAAAGGCTCTGGCTTCTTCGTAATTCACTTTTCCGTCCTCGATATTCTTTTGTATTCTCTGGATAATTGTTAAGAAAAGAGCCAGCCCAGGTTTGATGGGTCTGGCTGGCTATATTCACAGGTTTAAAGCTATTTATTTCTGTTCCCGCTATACTTCTCTTCGCAGTACTTGCATCGGTAAACTTCTTTTTCCGGATCAGAAAGGATAAATACCTGCTCCAGTTCCTGCTCAATGGAGGTAATGCAGCGCGGATTTTTGCATTTTATTACATTCACGATTTGCCTGGGCAGACACAGTTTCTTTTTATCGATAATTTTACAGTCTTCAATAATGTTGACTGTAATATTGTGGTCAATGAAACCCAGTATATCTAGATCTAACATATCCACCGGGCACTCTACCTTAATAATATCTTTCTTTCCAAGTTTATTGCTGCGGGCATTTTTAATAATTGCCACCGTGCAGTCCAGCTTGTCCAGTTTCAAATCATGATAAATCGTCATCGCCTTTCCGGCTTTGATATGGTCTAATACAAATCCTTCTGCTATCTGTCCGACATTTAACATACTTCCACCTCCAAAAGTGTGAGAATCAGTGCCATACGGGCATATACTCCATACTGCACCTGTTTGAAATAGGCGGCTCTCGGATCACTGTCTACCTCTACCGAAATCTCATTGACACGAGGCAGGGGATGGAGAACGTACATCTCCTCCTTCGCCAGATCCATCTTGGCTTTATCCAATACATAGAAGTCTTTCATGCGCACATAGTCTTCCTCGTTAAAGAAACGTTCTTTCTGAACACGGGTCATATAGAGAATATCCAGTTCCGGAAGCGCATCCTCGAGGCGGATAACTTCTTTAAATTGCACATGGTTCGCCTTCAGTACATCCTCTCGTATATAATCCGGAATCTGAAGCTCCTCGGGGGAAATGAGAACAAATTTGACATCTGTATAACGAACCAGTGCGCTGATCAGGGAATGAACCGTACGTCCGAATTTCAGATCACCGCAAAGGCCGATCGTCAATCCGTTCAGGCTTTTCTTTAAAGAACGAATTGTCAGCAGATCTGTAAGCGTCTGCGTGGGATGCTGATGCCCGCCGTCGCCTGCATTGATGACAGGTATCGATGATTTGGAGGCTGCTACCATGGGTGCTCCTTCTTTTGGATGGCGCATTGCACAGATATCTGCAAAACAGCTGATCACGCAAATGGTGTCGGACACACTCTCTCCCTTAGCAGCTGAACTGGAGTCTGAGGATGCAAACCCGATCACAGAACCTCCAAGATTGAGCATAGCTGATTCAAAGCTGAGTCTTGTCCTGGTACTTGGTTCATAAAATAAGGTTGCAATCTTTTTTCCGTCACATGCATGGGCATATTTTTCGGGGTTATTTTCA
The window above is part of the Novisyntrophococcus fermenticellae genome. Proteins encoded here:
- a CDS encoding response regulator transcription factor; the encoded protein is MEETNILVVDDEKEIADLLEIYLISDGFHVLKAYSAMEGLRILESQKVDLVLLDVMMPNMNGIEMCRKIRESNNIPIIIVSAKTQDIDKIVGLSTGADDYVSKPFNPLELMARVKSQLRRYRELNPSKKKKAGDIITLKNLVINKSTHQVYCYDENIKLTPIEFEILYLLASNPGRVFSTNEIFESVWHEKFYEANNTVMVHIRRLRGKMHDDTREDKIITTVWGVGYKIEA
- the pheA gene encoding prephenate dehydratase, with the protein product MPDLGKIRNEIDIIDNQILELFERRMKLTEEVAQFKIETGKQIFDQEREIFKLQKLEDSAGNPFNARGIQEIFRQMMSISRKRQYQLLTENHVEQPVDYVQVDKLPIEGARVIFQGIEGAYTFEAMQVFFGRDIQSSHVETWKEAMELVAEGQADYAVLPIENSTAGVVFDIYDLMAEYPNYIVGEQIIRIEHQLLGVPSAEISDIHTVYSHPQGLAQCKRYLEQYPDWEQKKVLNTAIAAKKVAEDGDRSQAAIASRTAAQYFGLKVLDNQGLSTDTNSTRFIVISNQKRFVKKAGKISIYFELPHESGSLYNMLSHVIYNNLNMTKIESRPIEGRNWEYRFFIDFEGNLSDAAVKNALRGIDAEASYLRILGNY
- the pyrB gene encoding aspartate carbamoyltransferase; the encoded protein is MRHLMSPLDFSVEELDRLMDLANDIENNPEKYAHACDGKKIATLFYEPSTRTRLSFESAMLNLGGSVIGFASSDSSSAAKGESVSDTICVISCFADICAMRHPKEGAPMVAASKSSIPVINAGDGGHQHPTQTLTDLLTIRSLKKSLNGLTIGLCGDLKFGRTVHSLISALVRYTDVKFVLISPEELQIPDYIREDVLKANHVQFKEVIRLEDALPELDILYMTRVQKERFFNEEDYVRMKDFYVLDKAKMDLAKEEMYVLHPLPRVNEISVEVDSDPRAAYFKQVQYGVYARMALILTLLEVEVC
- a CDS encoding ATP-binding protein, which codes for MTRIEECILYRDFEQQQLLQDITELMDSYKSGKLDADDRKKFYACLNQLVEMANAYGFSGNLWHDYLTFLLVNKENAFSTSCEIVGKVEGSINQMAKHDFVRFKELFDFDIEVFDEAFDSGDCKIICDYQNSYLSKKLFNHRIRSRIMELSEKLSAARDADEFMELMIQFYKDFGVGKLGLHKAFRIDYEGAKARIVPITNIAHVHLDDLVGYEIAKKKLIDNTEAFVKGKKANNCLLFGDAGTGKSSSIKGILNQYYDQGLRIIEVYKHQFKDLNWLITQIKNRNYKFIIYMDDLSFEEFETEYKYLKAVIEGGLEKKPENILIYATSNRRHLIKETSEDKGGIRQDMHTSDTVQEKLSLAYRFGVTIYFESPDKREFQEIVKSLAERYGIKLDEEALLLEANKWELQHGGLSGRTAQQFIDYLLGKQE
- a CDS encoding sensor histidine kinase; its protein translation is MKLNFVKNYSQRIITYLIISGLVTLLAEGIIIFSLRGIENYFRKTGYRSAVFGPDGMRPEYRMMIIIMFGIITFILCFYVWMRDTISYLNLIIRKVKDISEGDFDHQIEVRGNDEFASMAQNLNQMQKNIKDIMERERLAEHTKNDLVSSVAHDIRTPLTSILGYLGWVREKKDMDDTTRDKYIEIVYDKAKRLEQLTNELFGFVKLEHNELKLQIARLDLIQLMEQMLDEMTPSFVKYEIEVEFHHPGNPVWIEADGELMARLFGNLLNNAIKYGKEGKQILIKMEQGTDWVVTKVVNYGHVIPKEELDSIFLKFYRTEQSRSRNTGGTGLGLAIVWQIAQLHNGTIRVKSDLQGTVFEVDLPLYQSGKREGT
- a CDS encoding bifunctional folylpolyglutamate synthase/dihydrofolate synthase, whose translation is MNYEEARAFIEERSRYGGELGLDAIRKLLDEVGHPEKKLLFIHIAGTNGKGSVLAHISTVLALAGYRVGRYISPTIYSYQERIQVNGVPINREDFTRLAEGLKVCTDHMERSGLRKPSPFELETVLGFLYFKEQGCDYVVLECGLGGLHDATNVIPIENKKLAVLTSISMDHMEYLGDTLEKITLQKAGIIGPGVPVVSAPQKPEAGAALHNYCDRNGYELKEANLSEARLTKRTLEGQSFRYDGQEISILLAGEPQIENAVTAYEALQMMIRHGLKLTNSQIVDGMAATRWDGRFTRISENPDIFVDGAHNPDAAEKLRMSIGEYLAGRRLVFINGMFSDKDYDAVARITAPLAEQIFTIATPGNARALSPEKLAGTISKYNTRVLPCATIGEAVDAARLAAGKDGAIVCFGSLSFIGELTAIVQGERNQEEFLCRT
- a CDS encoding putative ABC transporter permease codes for the protein MRTQKRWLVKNVFLFLIGYCIYLAIEVTYRGFSFRLMGIVGGLAMIALSEISSEFMRGYQLPLQMLAGAAIITSFELISGTFALFVLDIRMWDYSGLWLSSLSGLVCPLFSLFWFFLSGVGIVFADAWEYYVMWGDRRPRYRIFRWKIELPERHRQSENAH
- a CDS encoding aspartate carbamoyltransferase regulatory subunit, producing the protein MLNVGQIAEGFVLDHIKAGKAMTIYHDLKLDKLDCTVAIIKNARSNKLGKKDIIKVECPVDMLDLDILGFIDHNITVNIIEDCKIIDKKKLCLPRQIVNVIKCKNPRCITSIEQELEQVFILSDPEKEVYRCKYCEEKYSGNRNK